The following proteins are co-located in the Manihot esculenta cultivar AM560-2 chromosome 9, M.esculenta_v8, whole genome shotgun sequence genome:
- the LOC110621964 gene encoding uncharacterized protein LOC110621964 isoform X1, with translation MVVVDTKIFACSFLGLLRKWGFGDRDKVKNASDDNGFNKTVQQDSFRRINNVCMQMMQQLCLSHDKQVHTQVKIVADAKLGAGATEARELEANWGCPLLERKVIDAIIDPQLKQNYEEKEVECMMYAASLCISPNPEKRSRMSKVTKYPQPCLFPLLDIFCFLLYQLVFYRSMEELCSQAFFIGYIGHEK, from the exons ATGGTGGTGGTGGACACAAAAATTTTTGCTTGCTCATTTCTAGGCCTGCTAAGGAAATGGGGATTTGGGGATAGGGACAAGGTGAAGAATGCATCAGATGATAATGGCTTCAATAAAACAGTTCAACAGGATTCATTCCGACGAATAAACAACGTCTGTATGCAGATGATGCAGCAACTGTGCTTATCCCATGATAAGCAA GTTCATACTCAAGTGAAGATTGTAGCTGATGCAAAACTAGGAGCAGGGGCCACAGAAGCCAGAGAGCTGGAGGCAAACTGG GGTTGTCCATTGCTTGAGAGGAAGGTGATCGATGCGATTATAGACCCTCAACTAAAGCAAAATTACGAGGAGAAAGAAGTAGAATGTATGATGTATGCTGCCAGCCTATGCATCTCACCAAACCCAGAAAAAAGATCAAGAATGTCCAAGGTCACTAAATACCCACAACCTTGTCTCTTTCCATTACTGGATATTTTCTGTTTCCTTTTGTATCAGTTGGTCTTCTACAGAAGTATGGAAGAGCTTTGCAGCCAGGCATTTTTTATTGGATACATTGGgcatgaaaaatga
- the LOC110621964 gene encoding uncharacterized protein LOC110621964 isoform X2, translated as MVVVDTKIFACSFLGLLRKWGFGDRDKVKNASDDNGFNKTVQQDSFRRINNVCMQMMQQLCLSHDKQVHTQVKIVADAKLGAGATEARELEANWVILDRVVHCLRGR; from the exons ATGGTGGTGGTGGACACAAAAATTTTTGCTTGCTCATTTCTAGGCCTGCTAAGGAAATGGGGATTTGGGGATAGGGACAAGGTGAAGAATGCATCAGATGATAATGGCTTCAATAAAACAGTTCAACAGGATTCATTCCGACGAATAAACAACGTCTGTATGCAGATGATGCAGCAACTGTGCTTATCCCATGATAAGCAA GTTCATACTCAAGTGAAGATTGTAGCTGATGCAAAACTAGGAGCAGGGGCCACAGAAGCCAGAGAGCTGGAGGCAAACTGGGTAATCTTAGATAG GGTTGTCCATTGCTTGAGAGGAAGGTGA
- the LOC110623360 gene encoding uncharacterized protein LOC110623360: protein MHTAEAFLGNLQISLNDAANDPWEARGIDMELVNTKCQAESEILSSDGAKATVVADYTKEGKRPYLDLSVTPDSCGTLDHDVIVNLDLGCQKEPLHGASESLRGSMDSTCTSRSHATVCDRVSPAELLQGKNKREGEVSPVHSTRAVSDASTSVEEAGDNSKDNDLDCHQFSMDNTSKDECLQKKATVSTS, encoded by the exons ATGCACACTGCAGAAGCATTTCTGGGCAATTTACAGATCTCATTAAATGATGCTGCAAATGATCCTTGGGAAGCTAGAGGCATAGATATGGAGTTGGTAAACACTAAATGTCAAGCTGAATCTGAAATTCTGTCAAGTGATGGTGCAAAAGCAACGGTGGTTGCTGATTACACAAAAGAAGGAAAGCGACCTTATTTGGATCTGTCTGTTactcctg ATTCATGTGGTACATTGGACCATGATGTCATTGTCAATTTGGATTTGGGCTGTCAAAAGGAGCCTCTTCATGGTGCTTCAGAATCTCTTCGAGGCTCAATGGACTCAACATGCACAAGCAGAAGTCATGCTACTGTTTGTGATCGGGTGTCACCTGCTGAATTATTGCAAGGTAAGAATAAGAGAGAGGGGGAAGTTTCACCGGTTCATTCAACAAGGGCAGTTAGTGATGCATCTACTTCAGTAGAAGAAGCTGGAGACAACTCAAAAGATAATGATTTAGATTGTCATCAGTTTTCTATGGACAATACATCAAAAGATGAATGTCTGCAG AAAAAGGCAACAGTTTCCACCTCGTAA